A portion of the Leptospira barantonii genome contains these proteins:
- a CDS encoding Crp/Fnr family transcriptional regulator — translation MAEYPVVENSPEWWTIYEKVNSISPIPKEVWTQAKLVYTVKELSYGDFLIRQGKIPTEFAFVFSGVLREYYLTPDGTEYIKSFNFPGEFTGSYFDLLLKQPSTCNIRAITDCKLAVANFSHLTQLYETHIAWEHLGRIVAENLFLKKARREYELLALNAEERYELLKKNHPNIEDVIPQYHIASYLGITPVSLSRIRSGKSKKEKKNDQTSTRSADSIDPK, via the coding sequence GTGGCAGAATATCCAGTCGTGGAAAACAGTCCGGAATGGTGGACGATTTATGAAAAGGTGAATTCCATCTCTCCGATTCCGAAAGAGGTTTGGACCCAAGCAAAACTCGTCTACACCGTGAAAGAACTTTCCTACGGAGATTTTTTAATCCGACAAGGAAAAATTCCTACCGAGTTTGCGTTCGTATTCTCCGGCGTTCTCCGAGAATATTATCTCACGCCGGACGGAACCGAGTACATCAAAAGTTTCAACTTCCCGGGAGAATTCACCGGTTCCTATTTTGATCTTCTTTTAAAACAACCTTCTACTTGCAACATACGAGCGATCACCGATTGTAAACTCGCCGTCGCGAACTTCTCTCATCTAACTCAGTTATACGAAACTCATATCGCTTGGGAACATTTGGGAAGAATCGTCGCGGAAAATCTTTTTTTGAAAAAGGCCAGAAGAGAATACGAACTGCTCGCTTTGAATGCGGAAGAAAGATACGAACTTTTAAAGAAGAATCATCCGAACATAGAGGATGTCATTCCTCAATATCATATCGCTTCTTATCTCGGAATCACTCCAGTTTCACTCAGTCGAATCCGTTCCGGTAAATCGAAAAAAGAAAAGAAGAACGATCAAACCTCGACTAGGTCCGCCGATTCAATCGATCCAAAATAA
- a CDS encoding sigma-70 family RNA polymerase sigma factor: MDRLGQFLEHKSLVFGIAYRMTGSVNDAEDIVQESFLRWEKSVSTEIRSPKAFLSTIATRLSLDTLRKVKNKRETYIGPWLPEPIPTSPEMEEPDPETLDLAFLHLLEKLNPIERAVFILRESFDLDYKIISEAIGKTQENCRQTLKRAKDALKSGRKKYSPDKEAKRKLLHNFLLASAKGQPELLLPFFKEEIVLWSDGGGKVHAARIPLLGKERVAAFLIRTSRNPIFTDTEFYFTESNGAESLLVYKDNKPIYLRSFLMDENGINSIYTMLNDDKLQAYRNKQELLDKKIIVPLEFFLLFPKSSIQNPTPPVWTKPLFKLVHWAITRKK; the protein is encoded by the coding sequence TTGGACAGACTCGGGCAATTTTTAGAACACAAGTCTCTCGTTTTCGGAATCGCGTATCGTATGACCGGAAGCGTAAACGACGCGGAAGACATCGTTCAAGAATCCTTTCTTCGCTGGGAGAAATCCGTCTCCACGGAAATCCGATCGCCGAAAGCGTTCTTATCCACGATTGCAACGCGTCTGTCCTTGGACACTCTTCGTAAGGTGAAGAATAAACGCGAAACGTACATCGGGCCTTGGTTGCCCGAACCGATTCCCACTTCGCCGGAAATGGAAGAGCCGGATCCGGAAACCTTGGATCTGGCCTTCCTCCATCTATTAGAAAAATTGAATCCGATAGAAAGAGCGGTTTTTATTCTTCGGGAATCTTTCGATCTGGATTACAAAATCATTTCGGAAGCGATCGGAAAAACGCAGGAGAATTGTAGACAAACTCTCAAAAGAGCCAAGGACGCGCTCAAGTCCGGAAGAAAAAAATATTCTCCCGATAAGGAAGCGAAAAGAAAACTACTTCATAACTTCTTATTGGCTTCGGCCAAAGGACAACCGGAACTTCTTCTTCCATTTTTCAAAGAGGAAATCGTTCTTTGGTCGGATGGCGGGGGTAAGGTTCATGCCGCGAGAATTCCCCTTCTCGGAAAAGAAAGAGTGGCGGCGTTTCTCATTAGGACTTCCAGAAATCCGATCTTTACAGATACGGAATTTTACTTTACCGAAAGCAACGGAGCCGAAAGTCTTCTTGTTTACAAGGATAACAAGCCGATTTATCTCAGAAGTTTCTTGATGGACGAGAACGGAATCAATTCCATCTATACGATGTTAAACGACGATAAACTCCAGGCTTATCGAAACAAACAGGAACTCTTGGACAAAAAGATCATCGTTCCTTTGGAATTCTTTCTTTTGTTTCCTAAGTCTTCGATTCAAAACCCGACTCCTCCCGTTTGGACCAAACCTCTTTTTAAATTGGTTCACTGGGCGATCACCCGTAAAAAGTAG
- a CDS encoding CoA transferase, whose translation MYLGDMGADVIKIENPRAMDATRVMFKKANGAPSLFLMLNRNKKAITLNLKKEKSKEILFKLLEDADILLEGFRPDGLSKMGLGYDDLKEKFPRLIYCGIYGYGTEGKYRDFAGHDVNYLSLSGVLSQTGKTPQIPGFQLADIGGGTMTALSSILAALYAREKTGKGQKIAVSMMDSSLPFLSLYGGIYAATGKNPEGGNELLSGKLPNYNVYQTKEGRWVALGALEDMFFKTFLRQSGLDKHLEEFPAEEKNFGKWKEILTSYFASKTLEDLNVLFENEDSCLTPVKTMEEVSQDPVLKERGMILDKKHPEYGDYFQFGAPFPFSETPVTYRLEPPKHGEHNASIYASLGYTEEEIETMKKEKVI comes from the coding sequence ATGTATTTGGGAGATATGGGAGCGGACGTGATCAAGATCGAAAATCCAAGAGCCATGGACGCGACCCGCGTGATGTTTAAAAAAGCGAACGGCGCACCGTCTTTGTTCCTTATGTTAAACCGAAATAAAAAGGCGATCACGCTCAATCTGAAAAAGGAAAAATCCAAGGAAATTCTTTTTAAACTATTAGAAGATGCTGATATACTTCTGGAAGGATTCAGACCGGACGGACTTTCCAAGATGGGACTCGGTTACGACGATCTCAAGGAAAAATTTCCGAGATTGATCTATTGCGGAATTTACGGCTACGGAACCGAAGGAAAATACAGGGACTTCGCGGGACACGACGTGAACTATCTTTCCTTATCGGGTGTTCTTTCCCAAACCGGGAAAACTCCGCAGATCCCGGGCTTTCAGCTCGCGGACATAGGCGGTGGAACGATGACCGCATTGTCTTCCATTCTCGCGGCATTGTATGCGAGGGAAAAAACCGGAAAAGGACAAAAGATCGCCGTGTCGATGATGGATTCTTCCCTTCCTTTTCTTTCCTTATACGGAGGAATATACGCCGCCACCGGGAAAAATCCGGAAGGCGGGAACGAACTTCTTTCGGGTAAATTACCGAATTATAATGTTTATCAGACCAAGGAAGGAAGATGGGTCGCGTTAGGCGCTCTTGAGGACATGTTCTTCAAGACGTTTCTTCGTCAATCGGGACTGGACAAACACTTGGAGGAATTCCCGGCGGAAGAAAAGAATTTCGGCAAATGGAAGGAGATTCTTACCTCGTATTTCGCCTCAAAAACATTAGAAGATTTGAATGTTCTTTTCGAAAACGAAGATTCCTGCCTCACACCCGTGAAAACGATGGAAGAGGTGAGCCAAGATCCGGTTCTCAAAGAAAGAGGAATGATCCTCGATAAAAAACATCCGGAATACGGGGACTACTTTCAGTTCGGAGCGCCCTTTCCATTCTCCGAAACGCCGGTCACATATCGTTTGGAACCGCCAAAACACGGGGAACATAATGCGTCGATTTACGCTTCTTTGGGTTATACGGAGGAGGAAATCGAAACGATGAAAAAGGAAAAAGTGATCTGA
- the srp gene encoding sigma factor SigX-regulated lipoprotein: MKKIKSMLVIAFVFGMVACSHKEKDNNNEVAAIILLAQASADQKTNTQVSQLFSALYPLPADATSSTNRVLGDVDPSYNPFAAVVSQACQLGGTQSIDGTITASMTGNVGNDILWTYDNCKENSIGMGPNGVAIPVPLTYNGTLKRSLNQKFNASTSGNVYTSINSGTDRIQSSNYSINGTTFPTFDITFTRNDSVYTRTEYQTGKFKGVLEEHVRVTGVIDGINVDTTINYKMYFGAQ, translated from the coding sequence ATGAAAAAAATAAAATCCATGTTGGTGATCGCGTTTGTTTTCGGAATGGTCGCCTGTTCTCACAAAGAAAAAGACAACAACAATGAGGTTGCGGCCATTATTCTTTTGGCGCAAGCAAGTGCCGATCAAAAAACGAACACGCAGGTATCTCAGTTATTCTCGGCTCTTTATCCGTTACCCGCGGACGCGACTTCTTCCACAAATAGGGTGTTAGGCGATGTAGACCCTTCTTACAATCCGTTTGCCGCCGTTGTGTCTCAGGCTTGTCAATTGGGCGGAACACAATCTATCGACGGAACGATCACCGCAAGCATGACGGGTAACGTGGGAAACGACATACTCTGGACTTATGATAATTGTAAGGAAAACTCGATCGGAATGGGACCTAACGGGGTTGCGATTCCTGTTCCGCTAACGTATAACGGAACTTTAAAACGATCCTTAAATCAAAAGTTCAACGCATCGACTTCCGGTAACGTTTACACTTCCATAAATTCAGGAACCGATCGGATTCAATCCTCGAATTATTCGATCAACGGAACCACGTTTCCGACATTTGATATTACGTTTACGAGAAACGATTCGGTTTACACTCGGACGGAATATCAAACCGGAAAATTCAAAGGAGTTCTGGAAGAACACGTTCGAGTTACCGGTGTGATCGACGGAATCAACGTGGATACTACGATCAATTATAAAATGTATTTCGGCGCTCAGTAA
- a CDS encoding alpha/beta fold hydrolase, protein MLRKTFSFRGLNLSYIDTDSNSSSKPILLLCHANGYSALTYKFYIDSLNKTHRVIALDFAGHGESEDTLNFKNWYFFRDQILALIQHENLENITGVGHSLGGASLLLSSYHSPQKFKKVIAHDPVALDFLQITYSRLFHNPLAKVAIKRRREFKDLDTVRKIYKRTPSFSRWDDTIYEDYIQSCFRIGENKQALLRCAPEIEAKIFDSVSYLSLFQYGKIKTETHITIPNPHEVCSPSGARRIASGNQNSTVEIWPGTTHFFPFEEKQKTLERILGVL, encoded by the coding sequence ATGCTCAGAAAAACATTCTCCTTTCGAGGACTCAATCTTTCTTATATCGATACGGACTCGAATTCTTCTTCAAAACCGATTCTTCTTCTATGTCATGCAAACGGCTACAGCGCTCTTACTTATAAGTTTTACATCGATTCTCTGAACAAAACGCATAGAGTGATCGCTTTGGATTTTGCGGGTCACGGAGAATCCGAAGATACTTTGAATTTTAAGAATTGGTATTTTTTTCGAGATCAGATCCTCGCTTTGATTCAACACGAGAATCTGGAAAATATAACGGGGGTCGGCCATTCCTTAGGGGGCGCGAGTCTTCTTTTATCATCGTATCATTCTCCTCAAAAATTTAAGAAGGTGATCGCACACGATCCGGTCGCATTAGATTTTTTGCAAATAACGTATTCCAGACTTTTTCACAACCCTCTTGCAAAAGTGGCGATCAAACGAAGAAGAGAATTCAAGGATCTGGATACGGTTCGTAAAATTTATAAAAGAACTCCTTCGTTTTCCAGATGGGACGATACGATTTACGAGGATTATATCCAAAGTTGTTTTCGAATCGGCGAAAACAAACAGGCGCTCTTACGTTGCGCTCCGGAGATCGAAGCGAAAATTTTCGATTCGGTAAGTTATCTGAGTCTCTTTCAATATGGAAAAATCAAAACGGAAACGCACATAACGATTCCGAATCCGCACGAGGTTTGTTCGCCTTCCGGCGCGAGAAGAATCGCATCGGGTAATCAAAATTCGACTGTGGAGATCTGGCCCGGAACCACTCACTTTTTTCCGTTCGAGGAAAAACAAAAAACCTTGGAAAGAATTTTAGGCGTGTTGTGA
- a CDS encoding acyltransferase family protein, whose product MLKSIKYYFFGIFQSDPREISSLNGIRCLGFFLLVLGHLYIGFEMFIQDKSWIMRNLLYSTSQCMDIFFVLSGFLISGPLFKEIENKNTIKLGKFFSKRTLRIFPPYFAFLLFQTFIIAPLFIKLRPDYADYVNNLQSKVIYDFLYVSNYVMGTLPHGWSLSLEEQFYLLFPLFLLLIFRKVKRRHRLSTLFGFLVVPILYRCIVYFTIIEPATPELTRKLYLENIYYPLQGRLDCLFTGIILAYVYNTYPKEIQNFLNDRKKFLFASIAAWTSLIVVSAFFCEYDKGLISMVFRFNINSVAWATIALLSMKTGSLTNRVFSWKIFSPVAKLTYCTYLIHFFFQGILAPTFINAKTAKYSDLLLNTIPIGIVLLLLGYFFHLITERPFMLIKEKWFGKVVEMQSSLRENETKIEINNT is encoded by the coding sequence ATGCTCAAATCGATCAAATATTATTTTTTTGGAATATTCCAATCCGATCCGAGAGAAATCTCGTCCTTAAACGGAATCCGTTGTTTGGGTTTTTTTCTTCTGGTATTGGGACATCTTTACATCGGTTTCGAAATGTTCATTCAGGACAAAAGCTGGATCATGCGAAATCTATTATATTCTACGAGCCAGTGTATGGACATTTTTTTCGTTTTGAGTGGCTTTTTGATTTCGGGCCCGTTGTTCAAGGAAATCGAAAATAAGAACACGATCAAACTCGGAAAGTTCTTCAGCAAACGTACTCTTAGAATTTTTCCTCCCTACTTCGCGTTCCTACTTTTCCAAACATTCATCATCGCACCTCTTTTTATAAAACTTCGCCCCGACTACGCGGACTACGTCAACAATCTTCAATCCAAGGTGATTTACGATTTTCTGTACGTTTCCAATTACGTGATGGGAACACTTCCGCACGGTTGGTCTCTTTCTTTGGAGGAACAATTTTATCTGTTGTTTCCTCTTTTTCTTTTGTTGATCTTTAGAAAAGTAAAAAGAAGGCACAGACTTTCCACGTTGTTCGGCTTTTTAGTCGTTCCGATTCTGTATCGTTGTATCGTATATTTTACGATCATAGAACCTGCGACGCCGGAACTTACAAGAAAACTCTACCTTGAAAATATCTACTACCCTCTTCAAGGAAGATTGGATTGTCTTTTTACGGGAATCATTCTTGCTTATGTTTACAACACGTATCCGAAAGAAATTCAAAACTTCTTAAACGATCGGAAAAAATTCCTGTTCGCCTCGATTGCCGCTTGGACTTCGCTGATCGTAGTCTCCGCTTTTTTCTGCGAATACGATAAGGGACTGATCTCTATGGTATTTCGTTTTAACATAAACTCCGTCGCTTGGGCGACGATCGCATTGTTATCGATGAAAACCGGAAGTCTGACGAATCGAGTCTTTTCTTGGAAGATATTCTCACCCGTGGCGAAACTTACGTATTGTACGTATCTCATTCATTTTTTCTTTCAGGGAATTCTCGCGCCCACATTCATCAACGCCAAAACCGCGAAGTATTCGGATCTTCTTTTGAATACGATTCCGATCGGAATCGTATTATTACTGTTAGGTTATTTTTTTCATCTGATCACCGAAAGACCGTTCATGTTGATCAAGGAAAAATGGTTCGGCAAGGTAGTCGAAATGCAATCCTCTTTACGGGAAAACGAAACAAAAATCGAGATCAATAATACTTGA
- a CDS encoding DMT family transporter: MQIQVLIVFIIALAFNALANILIKASSLGDVSEKPEGFQGLLQVIFNPIFIGGLASFGLALLGYRFVLGKGLKLSLAYPVFTSAGFIIVLIVSSIAFKERLTWAQWAGIVLILAGVWLCAANMFEAKS; this comes from the coding sequence ATGCAGATTCAAGTCCTCATCGTTTTTATCATCGCTCTTGCGTTTAACGCACTTGCAAACATTCTCATTAAGGCGAGTTCTTTAGGCGACGTATCCGAAAAGCCGGAAGGGTTTCAAGGACTTCTTCAGGTTATCTTCAATCCGATCTTTATCGGAGGTCTGGCTTCTTTCGGTTTGGCTCTTTTGGGATATCGTTTCGTTTTAGGAAAAGGTCTTAAACTTTCTCTTGCGTATCCCGTCTTTACGAGCGCGGGTTTTATCATCGTGTTGATCGTATCATCGATCGCGTTTAAGGAAAGATTGACCTGGGCTCAGTGGGCCGGAATCGTTTTGATCCTCGCCGGTGTTTGGCTTTGCGCGGCCAACATGTTCGAAGCGAAGTCGTAG
- a CDS encoding alpha/beta fold hydrolase, translated as MQTVIEEPKTQSEEKPTGFIPTRMGRIAYWIHGKGDNTLMLLHSAGPGHEHRDFEAIVPTLAELHRVISIDWPGHGKSDSPVPFDSASAVEFANVLPEVMEKLAPQGAVLVGNSLGGFASMNLALEKPNLVKGLILVDTGGLNDPDFKSRIFVKLMSTLWFTGATWNSFPNYYIKVENDYTKSILHRIEEKKSVEGSKNIRAAIWKSFGDERHDLREKVSKISAPTLIVWGESDPVIVPELGTKLHEKIKGSKLVFLKTGHVPFAEDPKGFLAAMIPFLKSIR; from the coding sequence ATGCAAACCGTAATCGAAGAACCGAAAACTCAAAGCGAGGAAAAACCCACGGGTTTTATTCCGACTCGAATGGGCCGCATCGCGTATTGGATTCATGGAAAAGGAGACAACACCCTGATGCTTCTTCATTCCGCCGGACCGGGTCACGAACACAGAGACTTCGAAGCGATCGTTCCTACATTAGCGGAATTGCATAGAGTTATCAGCATCGATTGGCCCGGACACGGAAAATCGGATTCCCCGGTTCCTTTCGATTCCGCGTCGGCGGTGGAATTCGCGAACGTTCTTCCGGAGGTTATGGAGAAACTCGCGCCTCAGGGAGCGGTTTTGGTGGGAAATTCTCTCGGAGGTTTCGCTTCCATGAATCTCGCATTAGAAAAACCGAATTTAGTAAAAGGTTTGATCCTTGTGGACACGGGCGGTCTAAACGATCCGGATTTTAAGTCGAGAATTTTCGTAAAACTAATGAGCACTCTTTGGTTCACCGGAGCGACTTGGAATTCCTTTCCGAACTATTACATCAAAGTGGAAAACGATTACACAAAATCCATTCTCCATAGAATCGAAGAAAAGAAATCCGTGGAAGGTTCCAAAAACATAAGAGCCGCGATCTGGAAAAGTTTCGGAGACGAAAGACACGACCTCAGGGAAAAAGTTTCCAAAATCTCCGCACCCACCCTCATCGTATGGGGAGAAAGCGATCCGGTGATCGTTCCCGAGCTCGGAACCAAACTTCACGAAAAGATCAAAGGCTCCAAACTCGTGTTTTTAAAAACGGGTCACGTTCCGTTTGCGGAAGATCCGAAAGGATTTTTGGCCGCGATGATTCCATTTTTAAAATCGATTCGTTAA
- a CDS encoding acyl-CoA dehydrogenase family protein produces the protein MYQEFTEQQLEIRDQIRNFVKKEITHEVAIHWDEENKHPEELINRMRKELGVNGLTIPEEYGGWGLGSVEQCLVTEELSRGCLGISLCFGYTGLGILPILKGASHEQKKKWLQPVVDGEYGVSFCLSEPGAGSDVPGMSTTAVKKGDKWVINGTKQWITGGGSAGAYTVFAYTDKGRGTRGVSCFYVKRDTPGLTVGKKEDKLGIRASDTRQIIFEDCAVEEANMIGKENLGFIYALQTLNASRPYVAAMGVGVAQAALDYASKYARQREQFGSKISSFQAVQHMLADMSIGLETSRQVTYLAARMSDAEDPRLPKYSAIAKAHASETAMKCALDAVQIFGGYGYTKEYPVEKLMRDAKILCIFEGTTQIQKNEIAAYVIREAASAK, from the coding sequence ATGTACCAGGAATTTACTGAACAACAGCTCGAAATCAGGGACCAGATCCGCAATTTCGTGAAGAAAGAAATCACACACGAAGTCGCAATCCACTGGGACGAAGAAAATAAACATCCCGAAGAACTCATCAATCGTATGAGAAAAGAACTCGGAGTCAACGGTTTGACCATCCCCGAAGAATACGGCGGTTGGGGACTCGGTTCTGTTGAGCAGTGCCTTGTAACTGAAGAACTTTCCAGAGGATGCCTCGGAATTTCTCTTTGTTTCGGTTACACCGGTCTTGGAATCCTTCCTATTTTGAAGGGAGCTTCTCACGAGCAAAAGAAGAAATGGTTACAACCGGTCGTTGACGGAGAATACGGAGTATCTTTCTGTCTTTCCGAGCCTGGCGCAGGATCGGACGTTCCCGGTATGAGCACTACCGCCGTTAAAAAAGGCGACAAGTGGGTCATCAACGGAACTAAACAGTGGATCACCGGTGGCGGTAGCGCTGGAGCTTATACTGTATTTGCATACACCGATAAAGGAAGAGGAACCAGAGGAGTTAGCTGTTTCTACGTTAAGAGAGACACTCCCGGTTTGACCGTCGGTAAAAAAGAAGACAAACTCGGAATCCGCGCATCCGATACTCGTCAGATCATTTTCGAAGATTGTGCCGTTGAAGAAGCGAACATGATCGGAAAAGAAAACTTAGGATTTATTTACGCACTTCAAACTCTGAACGCTTCTCGTCCTTACGTTGCGGCTATGGGAGTGGGTGTCGCTCAAGCGGCTCTTGACTACGCTTCCAAATACGCAAGACAAAGAGAGCAGTTCGGATCTAAGATCTCCAGCTTCCAAGCGGTTCAACACATGCTTGCGGATATGTCTATCGGTCTTGAAACTTCCCGCCAAGTGACTTATCTTGCGGCGAGAATGTCCGATGCCGAGGATCCAAGACTTCCAAAGTATTCCGCGATCGCAAAAGCTCACGCTTCCGAAACCGCAATGAAATGCGCTCTGGATGCGGTTCAAATTTTCGGCGGATACGGTTACACAAAAGAATATCCTGTTGAAAAACTGATGAGAGACGCGAAGATTCTTTGTATCTTCGAAGGAACTACTCAGATTCAAAAGAACGAAATCGCGGCTTATGTGATCCGCGAGGCGGCTTCCGCAAAATAA